One Campylobacter sp. RM16192 genomic region harbors:
- the ccoN gene encoding cytochrome-c oxidase, cbb3-type subunit I, which translates to MRPSNALNYDYTVAKYFMFATILFGIIGMAIGVIIAFQMAYPDLNYLAGEYGTFGRLRPLHTSGVIFGFMLSGIFATWYYIGQRVLKVSMNESPFLMFIGKFHFYLYMIVMVLAVISLFAGVSTSKEYAELEWPLDIGVVLVWVLWGVSIFGLIGIRREKTLYISLWYYIATFLGVAMLYLFNNMSVPTKLISGYGDWWHSVSMYAGTNDALVQWWYGHNAVAFVFTVAIIAQIYYFLPKESGQPVFSYKLSLFAFWGLMFVYLWAGGHHLLYSTVPDWMQTMGSVFSVVLILPSWGSAINMLLTMKGEWVQIRENPLIKFMILASTFYMFSTLEGPILSIKSVNALAHFTDWIPGHVHDGTLGWVGFMTMAALYHMTPRVMKREIYSKSLMEVQFWIQTTGIVLYFASMWIAGITQGMMWRATDQFGNLAYSFIDTVTVLIPYYWIRAIGGLLYLVGFFIFTYNIYKSMSAKELTKEPFSASPAGVRG; encoded by the coding sequence ATGCGACCATCAAATGCATTAAACTACGATTATACCGTAGCTAAGTACTTTATGTTTGCCACAATACTATTTGGCATCATTGGTATGGCTATCGGCGTAATAATAGCATTTCAGATGGCATATCCTGATCTAAATTATCTTGCTGGAGAGTATGGGACTTTTGGTCGTCTTAGACCGCTTCATACATCAGGAGTTATATTTGGATTTATGCTTTCTGGTATATTTGCGACCTGGTACTATATAGGACAAAGAGTACTCAAGGTGTCTATGAACGAATCGCCGTTTTTAATGTTTATCGGCAAATTTCACTTCTATCTATATATGATTGTGATGGTGCTTGCAGTCATAAGTCTATTTGCAGGAGTTAGTACTTCAAAGGAGTATGCCGAGCTTGAATGGCCTCTTGATATAGGAGTGGTTCTTGTTTGGGTGCTTTGGGGTGTTAGCATATTCGGTCTTATTGGAATTCGCCGTGAAAAGACTCTTTATATCTCACTTTGGTATTATATAGCGACTTTCCTTGGCGTTGCCATGCTGTATCTATTTAATAATATGTCTGTACCTACAAAGCTTATTTCAGGATATGGCGATTGGTGGCACTCGGTATCTATGTATGCAGGCACAAACGATGCTTTAGTTCAGTGGTGGTATGGACACAACGCTGTTGCTTTCGTATTTACGGTTGCAATAATTGCTCAAATTTATTATTTCCTTCCAAAAGAGAGCGGACAGCCGGTATTCTCATATAAGTTATCGCTTTTTGCTTTCTGGGGACTTATGTTTGTGTATCTTTGGGCCGGTGGACACCACCTTCTTTATTCTACCGTTCCTGACTGGATGCAGACTATGGGATCTGTATTCTCAGTAGTTCTTATACTGCCATCTTGGGGTTCTGCGATAAACATGCTTTTAACAATGAAGGGCGAGTGGGTTCAGATACGTGAAAATCCGTTAATTAAATTTATGATTTTAGCTTCTACGTTTTATATGTTCTCAACTCTTGAGGGACCAATTTTATCTATTAAGTCAGTAAATGCTCTTGCACACTTTACAGATTGGATTCCTGGACACGTTCATGATGGCACCCTTGGTTGGGTTGGATTTATGACTATGGCGGCACTTTACCATATGACTCCTCGCGTAATGAAGCGTGAAATTTACTCAAAATCATTGATGGAAGTTCAATTTTGGATCCAAACAACAGGTATAGTTTTATACTTTGCATCAATGTGGATAGCCGGAATTACTCAGGGTATGATGTGGAGAGCTACAGATCAGTTTGGTAATCTTGCATATTCATTTATAGATACTGTTACGGTACTTATTCCATATTACTGGATCAGGGCTATAGGCGGTCTTTTATATCTAGTAGGATTTTTTATATTTACTTACAATATATATAAGTCAATGTCGGCTAAAGAACTTACTAAAGAGCCATTTAGCGCAAGTCCTGCGGGCGTAAGGGGGTAG
- a CDS encoding DUF507 family protein translates to MRIKLPHTPYISHKIAIDLLNSGFVTLNQGIEPLCALAKEILDSDLQREKALEERVNQVLEENENEMEFMQVDRKNMFWLVKKKLAKDFNVILAYEDRFNNIAHLILEAAWKKGLMDYSVSENRVKNVIYGSIEDYIKIYEKLEDVVISKIDSYKRKLIPGTEEYDIVFERLYEEELRKKGML, encoded by the coding sequence ATGCGTATTAAACTGCCACACACTCCATATATATCGCACAAGATTGCAATTGATCTATTAAATTCAGGATTTGTTACTTTAAATCAAGGCATTGAACCACTCTGTGCGCTTGCAAAAGAGATATTAGATAGTGATTTACAGCGTGAAAAGGCTCTTGAAGAGCGAGTAAATCAGGTTTTAGAAGAGAATGAAAACGAGATGGAATTTATGCAAGTAGATAGAAAAAATATGTTCTGGCTTGTCAAGAAAAAGCTTGCAAAGGATTTTAATGTAATTTTAGCCTATGAAGATAGATTTAATAATATCGCTCACTTAATTCTTGAAGCCGCTTGGAAAAAAGGGTTGATGGACTATAGCGTGTCTGAAAATAGAGTAAAAAATGTGATTTACGGCTCCATTGAAGACTATATAAAAATCTATGAAAAGCTTGAGGATGTTGTAATTTCTAAAATCGATAGCTACAAAAGAAAGCTTATACCAGGAACCGAAGAGTACGATATAGTATTTGAAAGACTTTATGAAGAAGAGTTAAGAAAAAAAGGAATGCTGTAA
- a CDS encoding cbb3-type cytochrome c oxidase N-terminal domain-containing protein, with protein sequence MKWFNLEDNINLLSLIGALAIILLTLFVVGKYVKQIKDSKSEGELSEHNWDGIGEYKNPIPVGWALIFVLTIVWAIWYYLVGYPLNSYSQIGEYNEEVKAMNAKFEKEWANPDIKTLHAMGEGIFLVQCSACHGITADGINGKAADLNIWGSEQGIVDAIIKGSKGLDYPMGEMPPGMADEEGAKAIAAYVAKELSGIKKTTNENLVEAGKAQFAICASCHGDDGKGMDGMSPDLTKYGTSDFVVDVLKRGKKGAIGAMPKFDDGRLNALQQKAVGEYILSLTK encoded by the coding sequence ATGAAATGGTTTAATTTAGAAGATAATATTAATTTACTCTCGCTTATCGGCGCATTAGCTATCATATTGCTTACGCTATTTGTTGTCGGAAAATATGTAAAACAGATAAAGGATAGCAAATCCGAAGGCGAGCTTAGCGAACACAATTGGGATGGAATAGGCGAGTATAAAAATCCTATTCCGGTAGGCTGGGCCTTGATATTTGTACTTACCATAGTATGGGCGATCTGGTATTATTTGGTCGGTTATCCTCTTAACTCATATTCTCAAATCGGAGAATATAACGAAGAGGTAAAGGCTATGAACGCTAAATTTGAGAAAGAGTGGGCGAATCCTGATATAAAAACTCTTCATGCAATGGGTGAGGGTATATTTTTAGTTCAATGCTCTGCATGTCACGGAATCACGGCTGATGGAATAAACGGTAAAGCTGCCGATTTAAACATTTGGGGAAGCGAGCAGGGTATAGTGGATGCTATTATAAAAGGCTCAAAAGGGCTTGATTACCCAATGGGGGAAATGCCTCCTGGAATGGCTGATGAAGAGGGAGCTAAGGCCATAGCAGCTTACGTGGCTAAAGAGCTTTCAGGTATTAAAAAGACTACAAATGAAAATTTAGTTGAAGCAGGCAAGGCTCAGTTTGCGATTTGCGCATCTTGCCATGGAGATGATGGTAAGGGAATGGATGGCATGAGTCCTGATCTTACTAAATATGGTACAAGTGATTTTGTAGTAGATGTGCTAAAACGTGGTAAAAAGGGTGCTATAGGCGCTATGCCTAAATTTGACGACGGAAGACTTAACGCATTGCAGCAAAAGGCTGTAGGCGAATATATCTTATCGCTTACGAAGTAA
- a CDS encoding carbamoyl-phosphate synthase domain-containing protein, with protein sequence MKAYIYLENGVLLEAKAFGKGGSAVANMVFNTSFTAYQEIITDPSYHGKFIVFTSPEIGIVGTNNEDSSSDKIYAGSILIRSFNKMPSNFRATKDLDEFFRENGKFGVYDIDTRFLTMLIREKGEIRAAISTEISNPNDLKKMLDNRS encoded by the coding sequence ATGAAAGCTTATATATATCTTGAAAACGGCGTATTGTTAGAGGCTAAAGCTTTTGGAAAAGGCGGAAGCGCGGTTGCTAATATGGTTTTTAATACAAGCTTTACGGCATACCAAGAAATCATCACAGATCCTAGTTATCATGGAAAATTCATAGTTTTTACGTCTCCTGAAATCGGTATAGTTGGCACAAATAATGAAGATTCTAGCAGCGATAAAATTTACGCTGGCTCTATTTTAATACGATCTTTTAATAAGATGCCATCAAATTTTAGAGCTACAAAAGATTTGGATGAGTTTTTTAGAGAAAATGGAAAATTTGGTGTTTATGATATAGATACTAGATTTTTAACCATGCTTATTCGTGAAAAAGGCGAGATAAGAGCTGCTATATCAACAGAAATTTCAAATCCTAATGATTTAAAAAAGATGCTAGATAATAGATCCTAA
- a CDS encoding flagellar export protein FliJ, protein MKSKFTQIVKVKKQNLDKIALRLAKSRSEAGMIENFINDANLKIASFKLPSSGEFTELKGSLEFLNLIRKEKDILSQRLELVKKSIMHFEHQYKNASLEYEKMKYLESEEFKVELARIKKLEQNSLDEFATMRYTYLKESES, encoded by the coding sequence ATGAAGAGTAAATTTACCCAAATCGTAAAGGTAAAAAAACAAAATTTGGACAAAATCGCTCTCAGGCTTGCTAAAAGCAGGTCTGAAGCTGGTATGATAGAAAATTTTATTAATGATGCAAATTTGAAAATAGCTTCCTTTAAGTTACCTTCAAGTGGTGAATTTACGGAGTTAAAGGGTTCTTTGGAGTTTTTAAATTTGATTAGAAAAGAGAAAGACATACTTTCTCAAAGGCTTGAACTTGTTAAGAAAAGCATAATGCACTTTGAGCATCAGTATAAAAACGCAAGCTTGGAATATGAGAAGATGAAATATCTTGAGAGCGAAGAGTTTAAAGTGGAGCTTGCTAGAATTAAAAAGCTTGAGCAAAATTCTCTTGATGAGTTTGCTACCATGAGATATACATATTTAAAAGAGAGTGAAAGTTGA
- a CDS encoding sulfite exporter TauE/SafE family protein: MDKATLISILSVAFFSSIGHCIGMCGGFMVALSILVNQKNKAKNIFAIVGYNAARVSAYVLLGALFGAFGSFFALSLKVRGYFLFIIGVFLVILGIALIKRGKILNFLEGNSALYKFINLKIKMIISKNMKFGFLMLGFLNGFMPCGVVYYFLAIAISTGSAINGALVMAIFGMVSLVMMSSYALILKFLNDKFRNFMLYLSGLVVIIYGIYISFIGFMATNG, from the coding sequence ATGGATAAAGCCACACTAATATCTATTTTAAGCGTTGCTTTTTTTAGCTCCATAGGACACTGTATAGGCATGTGCGGGGGCTTTATGGTGGCTCTTTCGATTCTTGTAAATCAAAAAAATAAAGCAAAAAATATATTTGCGATAGTCGGGTATAATGCGGCTAGAGTGAGTGCATATGTCTTGCTTGGAGCGCTTTTTGGCGCATTTGGCAGCTTTTTTGCTCTATCTCTTAAAGTAAGAGGCTATTTTCTCTTTATAATTGGTGTTTTTTTAGTTATTTTGGGTATTGCTCTTATAAAACGTGGCAAAATTTTAAATTTTTTAGAGGGAAATTCCGCTCTTTATAAATTTATAAATTTAAAAATCAAAATGATAATCTCAAAGAATATGAAATTTGGTTTTTTGATGCTTGGGTTTTTAAATGGATTTATGCCTTGTGGAGTAGTGTATTATTTTTTAGCCATTGCAATCTCGACAGGAAGTGCAATAAATGGCGCTTTAGTGATGGCTATTTTTGGTATGGTTAGTTTGGTTATGATGAGTTCTTACGCTTTGATTTTAAAATTTTTAAACGATAAATTTAGAAATTTTATGCTCTATCTATCCGGGCTGGTTGTAATTATTTACGGTATTTATATATCTTTTATAGGGTTTATGGCAACAAATGGATGA
- a CDS encoding MotE family protein, whose product MRKILSLSVFVLFLFGAEVPVDCVSIFEARKSELVKEIERIDEEKQGLEAFRASSEAIFRERSAQLSKKESDINATLAKIDEQKARIENLVKRNDEILSQIKTMTTDKVGEAYGKMKDQAAADVLSAMDRISAASIMYALAPKKISSIMAKMEPAVASEITLLIKQGPPFGKEDKDRQIDSPAKIEGPAGNLLNL is encoded by the coding sequence TTGAGAAAAATTTTATCTTTATCTGTATTCGTATTATTTCTTTTTGGAGCCGAGGTTCCTGTCGATTGTGTCTCTATATTTGAGGCTAGAAAGAGCGAACTTGTAAAAGAGATTGAGAGGATAGATGAAGAGAAACAAGGACTTGAAGCCTTTAGAGCATCAAGCGAGGCTATTTTTAGAGAGAGAAGTGCTCAGCTCAGTAAAAAAGAGAGTGATATAAATGCGACTTTAGCTAAGATAGATGAGCAAAAAGCGCGGATTGAAAATTTAGTAAAAAGAAATGATGAAATTTTATCTCAGATTAAAACAATGACGACTGATAAGGTTGGTGAAGCATACGGCAAGATGAAAGATCAAGCCGCGGCAGATGTGTTAAGCGCTATGGACAGGATAAGTGCTGCAAGTATAATGTATGCTTTGGCTCCTAAAAAAATCTCTTCTATAATGGCTAAAATGGAGCCTGCTGTGGCGTCTGAAATAACTCTTCTAATCAAGCAAGGTCCCCCTTTTGGAAAAGAAGATAAAGACAGGCAAATCGACTCTCCCGCTAAGATTGAAGGACCGGCCGGCAATTTACTAAATTTATAG
- a CDS encoding FixH family protein, translated as MQNNTKTFWPYAIVFSIIAIVIACIATIMIALKNPVQMDTFYMDRYQNVDENINKIHESQKKFDSKFSVVFNSVNLEKHNDFLKAIFEFTVTPKDNKSANLNTQILLTRPETNELNQILEAIWQNQKLITKSVKLTKKGRWQLLLKLNDGTDTGFYKFEIEAK; from the coding sequence ATGCAAAATAATACAAAGACATTTTGGCCATACGCTATCGTGTTCTCTATCATAGCTATCGTAATAGCCTGTATAGCTACGATTATGATTGCGCTTAAAAATCCCGTTCAGATGGATACTTTTTATATGGACAGATATCAAAACGTAGATGAGAATATCAATAAAATTCACGAAAGTCAAAAGAAGTTTGATTCTAAATTCAGTGTCGTTTTTAATAGTGTAAATCTAGAAAAACATAACGATTTTCTTAAAGCTATATTTGAATTTACCGTAACTCCAAAAGATAACAAATCTGCTAATCTTAACACTCAAATTTTATTAACCAGACCAGAAACTAATGAGCTAAATCAAATTTTAGAGGCGATTTGGCAAAATCAAAAATTAATTACAAAGAGTGTAAAATTAACTAAAAAAGGTAGATGGCAGCTGCTTTTAAAGCTAAATGACGGCACCGATACCGGATTTTATAAATTTGAAATTGAAGCGAAGTGA
- a CDS encoding adenylosuccinate synthase → MKRADLIVGVQWGDEGKGKIVDMLSANYDMVCRCQGGHNAGHTIWTNGVKYALHLVPSGVLHKNIINIIGNGVVVCPEFLIKEIKQFEALEGRFFISDKAHLNLRHHSLIDQAKERLKGKNAIGTTGKGIGPAYADKISRSGHRMGELLNPEKLCDDLMNDFSENKSLLDTLGVVIPSKNELLDELKLYKKELGKFIANTTQMVWKALDENKKIMLEGAQGTLLDIDHGTYPYVTSSNTISAGSCSGIGISPKEVGEVIGIIKAYTTRVGNGAFPTEDLGGDGDMMCELGKEFGTTTGRRRRCGWFDAVAVKYAARLDGVDKFALMKLDVLDGFEKVKICKAYEYNGDIIDYFPTDLENVKPIYEELDGWDKVEGIRKFDDLPQNAKTYINRIEELTGTRVGIISTSPEREDTIIR, encoded by the coding sequence ATGAAAAGAGCTGATCTTATAGTAGGCGTGCAATGGGGAGATGAAGGCAAGGGCAAGATAGTAGATATGCTAAGTGCCAACTACGATATGGTTTGTAGATGCCAAGGCGGTCATAATGCCGGTCACACAATATGGACTAATGGTGTAAAATATGCTCTTCATTTGGTTCCTTCCGGAGTTTTGCATAAAAATATTATAAATATAATAGGCAACGGAGTTGTTGTATGTCCTGAATTTTTGATTAAAGAGATTAAGCAGTTTGAGGCTCTTGAAGGAAGATTTTTTATTAGCGATAAGGCGCACTTAAATTTACGTCATCACTCCTTAATTGATCAGGCAAAAGAACGTCTAAAGGGCAAAAATGCGATAGGAACTACAGGAAAAGGAATAGGACCTGCGTATGCCGATAAGATAAGTAGAAGCGGTCATAGAATGGGAGAGCTTTTAAATCCTGAAAAGCTTTGCGATGATCTAATGAATGATTTTAGCGAGAACAAGAGCTTGCTTGATACTTTAGGCGTTGTTATTCCTAGTAAAAATGAACTTTTGGATGAGCTAAAACTATATAAAAAAGAGCTTGGAAAATTTATCGCAAATACTACTCAAATGGTTTGGAAAGCGCTTGATGAGAATAAAAAAATAATGCTTGAGGGTGCTCAAGGAACTCTGCTTGATATAGATCATGGTACATATCCTTATGTAACCAGCTCAAATACTATAAGTGCTGGAAGCTGTAGCGGAATAGGAATTAGCCCAAAAGAGGTCGGTGAAGTAATAGGCATAATTAAGGCATATACGACTCGTGTCGGAAATGGGGCTTTTCCTACTGAGGATTTAGGTGGAGATGGCGATATGATGTGCGAGCTTGGCAAGGAGTTTGGCACCACTACAGGCAGAAGAAGACGTTGCGGTTGGTTTGATGCGGTGGCGGTCAAATATGCTGCAAGACTTGATGGGGTGGATAAATTTGCGCTTATGAAGTTAGATGTTTTGGATGGCTTTGAAAAAGTAAAAATTTGCAAAGCATACGAATATAATGGTGATATTATAGATTATTTTCCTACCGATCTTGAGAATGTCAAACCTATATATGAGGAGCTTGATGGATGGGATAAGGTTGAGGGAATTCGTAAATTTGACGATCTTCCACAAAATGCAAAGACCTATATCAATCGCATAGAAGAGCTAACTGGCACAAGAGTTGGTATAATATCAACTAGCCCTGAAAGAGAAGATACTATTATTAGATGA
- a CDS encoding DUF4006 family protein, producing MENTNRNVFALNGATGMLIATVLLLTILAVLTYLGIKAQQEVAQKPYAIENPSAIEMKNVDNAKHIKIKE from the coding sequence ATGGAAAATACAAATAGAAACGTTTTTGCACTAAATGGCGCAACGGGAATGCTTATCGCTACCGTGCTTTTACTAACTATCTTAGCCGTACTTACATATCTTGGCATTAAGGCTCAACAAGAGGTAGCTCAAAAGCCATATGCTATCGAAAATCCAAGCGCTATTGAGATGAAAAATGTAGATAACGCCAAGCATATAAAGATAAAGGAGTAG
- a CDS encoding response regulator transcription factor codes for MVGNLKELTILLVEDESGARESMGEILANEFSKVILAGNGDEGLKKFKKFNPDIVVTDIAMPIMDGLDMSKEIKSISKNTPIVILSAFSEKERLLKAIDVGIDKYLMKPIDMDELFATLINIAQSKIEGANLIKITDRYSFNQTKRVLVKDGVEIALTKKELSFVSLLVKRLGTLVLIEEIKSIVWVGEKVNDAAIRTFVKRVRDKVGAELIKNIPGLGYKIDLK; via the coding sequence GTGGTAGGAAATTTAAAAGAGCTTACAATACTTTTAGTAGAGGATGAAAGTGGGGCTAGAGAGTCTATGGGCGAAATTCTTGCAAATGAATTTAGCAAAGTTATTTTAGCTGGCAATGGCGATGAGGGATTAAAGAAATTTAAGAAATTTAATCCAGATATTGTGGTGACAGATATTGCTATGCCCATAATGGACGGACTTGACATGTCAAAAGAGATTAAAAGCATCTCTAAAAACACTCCTATCGTTATTTTAAGTGCATTTAGTGAAAAGGAGAGATTGCTAAAAGCTATTGATGTCGGTATCGATAAATATTTAATGAAACCTATTGATATGGATGAGCTTTTTGCAACTCTTATAAATATAGCCCAGTCAAAAATAGAGGGTGCAAATTTAATAAAAATTACTGACAGATACTCATTCAATCAAACAAAAAGAGTCTTGGTAAAAGATGGAGTAGAGATAGCTTTGACTAAAAAAGAGCTCTCTTTTGTCTCACTTCTTGTTAAAAGACTTGGGACTTTGGTTTTGATAGAGGAGATAAAAAGTATCGTATGGGTAGGCGAGAAGGTAAATGATGCTGCCATAAGAACCTTTGTAAAGAGAGTTAGGGACAAGGTCGGAGCTGAGCTAATAAAGAATATTCCGGGCCTTGGGTACAAGATAGATTTAAAATGA
- a CDS encoding cytochrome c oxidase, cbb3-type, CcoQ subunit has translation MQALREIQGYGFFFFTVFLVIVLYSYCYHLYKSERTGRRNYEKYSNLVLKDDLSDEILESVSTSKNVKKES, from the coding sequence ATGCAGGCTTTAAGAGAGATTCAAGGTTACGGATTTTTCTTCTTTACTGTTTTTTTAGTAATTGTGCTATATAGCTATTGCTATCATTTGTATAAATCAGAAAGAACAGGCAGAAGAAACTATGAAAAGTACTCAAATTTGGTATTAAAAGATGATTTGAGTGATGAAATTTTAGAGTCTGTATCTACGAGTAAGAATGTTAAAAAGGAAAGTTGA
- a CDS encoding PAS domain-containing sensor histidine kinase, producing MDDIKTRFRQYQDAIEASNIVSKTDINGIITFVNDEFCKISGFSREELIGANHNIVRHPDVPKKTFKILWDTILAKKVHKSIVRNLTKDGKDIYLNTTIIPILDPNGEIEEFVAIRHNVTDVINLNNELLKTKIELEDLNQNLENRVKEQTAELLNLNQNLQCLVEAEIKKNEEKTQMLFFQSRLASMGEMIANIAHQWRQPLNELSIMLFRLKEAFLAQNMSKFQTDYEDSKRIIKNMSQTIEDFRNFFAINREKEYFLPSIAVKDAMKMVQGTYEKENISIDFSIKDESEILGFNSQLSQALIILLSNAKDAMKDVNNEKTVTISIYKENKFVVIAVGDNGGGIKDEIMDKIFEPYFTTKHPSSGTGIGLYMLKMIIENMNGKVSVKNDKFGACFTIKIPYTDKG from the coding sequence ATGGATGATATAAAGACTAGATTTAGACAGTATCAAGATGCTATTGAGGCTAGCAATATTGTTTCAAAAACTGATATAAACGGTATTATAACTTTTGTAAATGACGAATTTTGCAAAATTTCAGGATTTAGTAGAGAGGAGCTCATAGGAGCAAATCATAATATAGTTCGTCATCCCGATGTGCCTAAAAAGACTTTTAAAATTTTGTGGGATACGATTTTAGCCAAGAAAGTTCATAAAAGTATCGTTAGAAATCTTACTAAAGACGGCAAAGATATATATCTGAATACTACGATTATTCCTATTTTGGATCCAAATGGAGAGATTGAGGAATTTGTAGCTATTAGACATAATGTGACCGATGTTATAAATTTAAATAACGAGCTTTTAAAGACAAAAATAGAGCTTGAGGATTTAAATCAAAACCTTGAAAATAGAGTTAAAGAACAGACTGCCGAGCTATTAAATTTAAATCAAAATTTACAATGCCTAGTTGAAGCCGAAATAAAAAAGAATGAAGAAAAGACTCAGATGCTGTTTTTTCAATCAAGATTAGCATCAATGGGCGAGATGATAGCCAACATAGCTCATCAATGGAGACAACCATTAAACGAGCTTAGTATAATGCTTTTTAGGCTGAAAGAGGCCTTTTTAGCTCAAAACATGTCAAAATTTCAGACAGATTATGAGGACTCAAAACGAATCATTAAAAATATGTCTCAGACTATAGAGGATTTTAGAAATTTTTTTGCAATAAACCGAGAAAAAGAGTATTTTTTGCCGTCAATTGCTGTGAAAGACGCAATGAAAATGGTCCAAGGTACATATGAAAAAGAGAACATTAGCATAGACTTTTCTATAAAAGATGAGAGCGAGATATTGGGCTTTAATTCTCAGCTTTCTCAAGCATTAATAATTCTTCTTTCTAATGCAAAAGATGCAATGAAAGATGTAAATAATGAAAAAACTGTTACAATATCTATATATAAAGAGAATAAATTTGTAGTTATTGCAGTAGGCGATAATGGCGGTGGAATAAAAGATGAGATAATGGATAAGATTTTTGAGCCATATTTCACGACTAAGCATCCAAGTTCTGGTACTGGAATAGGACTGTATATGCTTAAGATGATAATTGAAAATATGAATGGAAAAGTTAGTGTAAAAAATGATAAATTTGGAGCTTGTTTTACAATAAAGATTCCATATACGGATAAAGGATAG
- the ccoO gene encoding cytochrome-c oxidase, cbb3-type subunit II, producing the protein MFSWLEKNPFFFAVAVFIVIAYAGIIEILPDFANRARPLEGIKPPTVLELAGKHIYMKDSCNACHTQMIRPFKSETDRYGMYSLSGEYAYDRPHLWGSKRTGPDLKRVGNYRTTDWHENHMLEPASVVPGSLMPAYKHMFKNNADIETAYGEALTTKKVFNVPYDMEGMPKLGTWEETQAIVKEQAQMIVDEMKNQEVKDAFARGEIREIVAIIAYLNSLK; encoded by the coding sequence ATGTTCAGTTGGTTAGAAAAAAATCCATTCTTTTTTGCCGTTGCTGTTTTTATAGTTATAGCATATGCTGGAATTATCGAAATTTTACCTGATTTCGCTAATCGCGCTAGACCTCTTGAGGGCATAAAGCCTCCTACAGTTTTAGAGCTTGCCGGCAAACACATATATATGAAGGATAGTTGTAACGCCTGTCATACACAGATGATTCGTCCTTTTAAGAGTGAGACCGATAGATACGGTATGTACTCTTTAAGTGGCGAATATGCTTACGATCGCCCTCATCTTTGGGGTTCTAAAAGAACAGGTCCTGATCTAAAACGTGTCGGAAATTACCGCACAACCGATTGGCACGAAAATCATATGCTAGAGCCTGCATCTGTAGTTCCAGGCTCTCTTATGCCAGCCTATAAACATATGTTTAAAAACAATGCCGATATTGAGACAGCTTATGGCGAAGCTTTGACTACTAAAAAGGTATTTAATGTTCCTTATGATATGGAGGGAATGCCTAAGCTTGGTACCTGGGAAGAGACTCAAGCGATAGTAAAAGAGCAGGCTCAAATGATAGTCGATGAGATGAAAAATCAAGAAGTAAAAGATGCGTTTGCAAGAGGCGAGATAAGAGAGATCGTCGCCATAATCGCATACTTAAATAGCTTGAAATAA